A single region of the Vicia villosa cultivar HV-30 ecotype Madison, WI linkage group LG4, Vvil1.0, whole genome shotgun sequence genome encodes:
- the LOC131594337 gene encoding uncharacterized protein LOC131594337, which yields MNHCGYQQKNAMRSCEEMRMESVVCPKPRRFGLMNHSFINNNINHIRPYKPQIISYQSELEDSGVREDLLDIILPKENSYMERFGDQMASSPPPFFCGSPPSRASNPVIQDEQFGNSNGHGNFSPFSMAPSPPSSSARSCVPMKFGHTQAAVRIEGFDCLNRDRRNRSISAVA from the exons ATGAATCACTGTGGTTACCAGCAGAAGAACGCCATGAGAAGCTGTGAAGAGATGAGGATGGAATCTGTGGTTTGCCCTAAGCCTCGTAGATTTGGTTTGATGAACCATtcatttattaacaacaacatcaaccatATCAGACCCTATAAGCCGCAAATTATcag CTATCAATCAGAGCTTGAAGATTCAGGTGTCAGGGAAGATCTTCTTGATATCATTCTCCCCAAG GAAAATAGCTATATGGAAAGATTTGGGGACCAAATGGCATCATCACCCCCACCATTTTTTTGTGGATCTCCACCTAGCAGGGCTTCAAACCCTGTGATCCAAGATGAGCAATTTGGCAATAGCAATGGTCATGGAAATTTTAGTCCATTTTCCATGGCACCCTCTCCACCATCTTCCTCAGCTAGAAGCTGTGTTCCAATGAAGTTTGGCCACACTCAAGCTGCAGTGAGGATTGAAGGTTTTGATTGTCTCAATAGGGATAGGCGCAACCGCAGTATTTCAGCTGTTGCATAA
- the LOC131598720 gene encoding kinesin-like protein KIN-14P translates to MNSQPSNHTTESKDVGSSSSNSSGNNNLPQKKILSDSKFQHMAEQSGALNQVGHRFPDVFQQKGGSYADLPAAKISELMKSSSLDNAPTQSLLSVVNGILEESVERRNGEIPPRVACLLRKVVQEIERRISTQQGHLRTQNNLFKTREEKYQSRIRVLEALASETKEENIIKEEKIAHDSKPIEKIVIAEKKENESMRNEKTKIEEKKTNDTIHVEKTKEDENKKEMDREVIRLMKEVEDKDMEKKEIDKEVKRLIKEVEEKNMEISTFKQELETMKKRYEVQCSKIENMERKEIDKEVEGKNMEKKEIDEEVMRLIKEVEEKNIEKKEIGKEVTRLIKEVEEKNMEISTMKQELETMKNRYEEQCSKLKSETKDAELELKQKSQEHEAKMESLRNKVRESEAIMEAKYQKWNMKQNIMQKALSFQFSSIQKLKLSWDSIKQDVVKERMIYKEECNRLGVNLKPLVHAAENYQTVLTENRKLFNELQELKGNIRVYCRIRPFIPGQKEKQSIVERIGESDLVVANPSKQGKEALKTFKFNKIFGPASTQAEVYDDIQAFIRSVLDGFNVCIFAYGQTGSGKTYTMSGPNGATNESLGVNYRALNDLFNISSSRQSSIVYEIGVQIIEIYNEQVRDLLSTDTSVKKLGILSHSQPNGLAVPDASMHPVKSTADVIKLMDIGLKNRAKGSTAMNERSSRSHSVVSIHVRGADKKSGSTLQGNLHLIDLAGSERIDRSEVIGDRLKEAQHINKSLSALGDVIFALSQKSSHIPYRNSKLTQILQSSLGGHAKTLMLVQINSDVKSYSESLSTLKFAERVSGVELGVAKSTKDGRDVRELMEQVASLKDTISTKDEEIERLQLLKDLKNVSNSEKLED, encoded by the exons ATGAATTCACAACCTAGCAACCATACTACAGAATCTAAGGATGTTGGTAGTTCGAGTTCTAATTCGAGCGGAAATAATAACTTACCTCAGAAAAAGATTTTGTCCGACTCGAAGTTTCAACATATGGCAG AGCAATCTGGTGCCTTAAACCAAGTCGGTCATAGGTTTCCGGATGTATTTCAACAGAAAGGTGGAAGCTATGCAGATCTTCCTGCTGCCAAAATCTCCGAGCTAATGAAATCGTCTAGTTTGGAT AATGCTCCTACTCAATCTCTTTTGAGTGTTGTGAATGGTATCCTAGAAGAAAGCGTCGAAAGAAGAAACGGAGAAATACCACCC CGTGTGGCTTGCTTGTTAAGGAAAGTTGTTCAAGAGATCGAGCGAAGAATATCAACACAACAAGGACATTTAAGAACT CAAAACAATCTTTTCAAGACTCGCGAAGAAAAATACCAATCGAGAATAAGAGTACTTGAAGCTCTTGCATCAGAAACCAAGGAGGAGAATATCATAAAGGAAGAAAAAATTGCACATGACTCAAAGCCAATTGAGAAGATTGTAATAGCAGAAAAGAAGGAAAATGAGTCAATGCGGAACGAGAAGACTAAAATCGAAGAAAAGAAGACAAATGATACGATTCATGTTGAAAAGACTAAagaggatgaaaataagaaagaaatGGATAGAGAAGTTATTAGATTGATGAAAGAAGTGGAAGACAAAGATATGGAAAAGAAGGAGATTGATAAAGAAGTTAAGAGATTGATCAAAGAGGTGGAAGAAAAAAACATGGAAATTTCAACATTCAAGCAAGAACTAGAAACAATGAAAAAAAGATACGAAGTACAATGTTCGAAGATCGAAAACATGGAAAGAAAGGAAATTGATAAAGAAGTGGAAGGAAAAAATATggaaaagaaggaaattgatGAAGAAGTTATGAGATTGATCAAAGAGGTGGAAGAAAAAAATATCGAAAAGAAGGAAATTGGTAAAGAAGTTACTAGATTGATCAAAGAGGTGGAAGAAAAAAATATGGAAATTTCGACGATGAAGCAAGAACTAGAAACAATGAAGAATCGATATGAAGAACAATGTTCAAAGTTGAAATCAGAAACTAAGGATGCTGAATTAGAATTGAAACAGAAATCACAAGAACATGAGGCTAAAATGGAGAGTTTAAGAAATAAGGTTAGAGAGAGTGAGGCTATTATGGAGGCAAAATATCAGAAGTGGAACATGAAACAAAACATCATGCAGAAAGCTTTGAGTTTTCAGTTTAGTTCCATACAG AAATTGAAATTGTCTTGGGATTCTATTAAGCAAGATGTTGTGAAAGAGCGAATGATTTACAAAGAGGAATGCAATCGATTAG GTGTAAATCTTAAACCACTAGTGCATGCAGCTGAGAATTATCAAACTGTTCTTACtgaaaatagaaaattatttaatgaaCTTCAAGAATTAAAAG GAAATATTAGAGTATATTGTCGAATTAGACCATTTATTCCCGGACAAAAAGAAAAACAATCTATTGTCGAACGCATTGGAGAATCAGATTTGGTTGTGGCGAATCCCTCCAAACAAGGGAAAGAAGCCCTTAAAACATTTAAGTTTAATAAGATCTTTGGTCCTGCCTCAACTCAAG CTGAGGTGTATGATGACATACAAGCCTTTATAAGATCAGTACTTGATGGTTTTAATGTCTGCATATTTGCTTATGGACAGACAGGTTCAGGAAAAACATATACAATG AGTGGTCCAAATGGTGCGACCAACGAGAGTCTCGGTGTTAACTATCGAGCGCTAAATGATCTCTTCAACATATCCTCAAGTAGACAAAGTTCCATAGTTTATGAAATTGGCGTTCAAATAATTGAGATCTATAATGAACAAGTTCGAGATTTGTTATCAACCGATACATCTGTCAAAAA ACTTGGGATATTGAGTCACTCTCAACCAAATGGTTTAGCAGTACCTGATGCTAGCATGCACCCTGTCAAATCAACTGCTGATGTCATAAAACTAATGGACATTGGTTTAAAAAATAGAGCAAAGGGTTCAACTGCTATGAATGAAAGAAGTAGCCGATCTCACAG TGTGGTTTCGATTCATGTTCGCGGGGCGGATAAGAAATCTGGTTCGACTCTCCAAGGTAACCTTCATCTGATAGATTTGGCAGGAAGTGAAAGGATAGACCGGTCGGAAGTAATAGGAGATAGACTAAAGGAAGCACAACATATTAACAAATCACTATCTGCTCTCGGAGATGTCATTTTCGCACTTTCTCAAAAGAGTTCTCATATACCATATAGAAACAGCAAACTCACACAAATTTTACAATCCTCTCTAG GTGGTCATGCAAAGACACTCATGCTAGTACAAATAAATTCAGATGTAAAGTCTTATTCTGAATCTTTAAGTACTTTGAAGTTTGCTGAGAGGGTTTCTGGAGTTGAGTTAGGAGTTGCAAAAAGTACAAAAGATGGAAGAGATGTTAGAGAATTAATGGAACAG GTGGCTTCTCTTAAAGACACGATTTCGACAAAAGATGAAGAAATCGAGCGACTGCAATTGCTTAAGGACTTAAaaaatgttagtaattctgaGAAGCTTGAAGATTAA